In the Anastrepha obliqua isolate idAnaObli1 chromosome 1, idAnaObli1_1.0, whole genome shotgun sequence genome, one interval contains:
- the LOC129236939 gene encoding synapsin-like — protein sequence MPPPPAPGVPAAGAPGAAGGPELSLSFGGGKTAAPAPPRGVSAPTSPAKSRESLLQRVQSLTGAARDQGASILGAAVQSATRAPTFNKDKYFTLLVLDDQNTDWSKYFRGKRLHGDFDIRVEQAEFRDISLTASAETGPIISMAVYRGGTRVARSFRPDFVLIRQPPRDGSNDFRSTIIGLKYGGVPSINSLHSIYQFQDKPWVFAHLLQLQRRLGRDAFPLIEQNFFPNARDLVSELRI from the exons ATGCCACCACCACCAGCGCCGGGTGTGCCAGCAGCTGGTGCACCCGGTGCCGCTGGTGGTCCGGAATTGTCGTTGAGTTTCGGTGGTGGCAAAACAGCAGCACCAGCACCACCGCGTGGCGTTAGCGCGCCCACCAGCCCGGCGAAGTCGCGTGAAAGTTTGCTACAACGCGTGCAAAGTTTGACGGGTGCAGCGCGCGATCAAGGCGCTTCCATATTGG GTGCTGCAGTGCAAAGTGCCACACGAGCGCCGACCTTCAACAAGGACAAGTACTTCACGTTGCTTGTACTCGACGACCAAAACACCGACTGGTCGAAGTACTTCCGTGGCAAACGGCTGCATGGTGACTTCGATATACGCGTGGAGCAGGCAGAATTCCGG GATATTTCGCTCACCGCCAGCGCCGAAACTGGACCCATCATTTCCATGGCCGTCTATCGTGGCGGCACCAGG GTGGCCCGCTCATTCCGACCGGACTTTGTGCTGATACGTCAACCACCACGCGACGGCTCCAATGACTTTCGCTCGACTATTATTGGGCTGAAGTACGGCGGAGTGCCCAGCATTAACTCGTTGCATTCAATCTATCAATTTCAG gataAGCCTTGGGTATTTGCGCATTTGTTGCAGTTGCAACGTCGCTTGGGACGTGACGCCTTTCCATTGATTGAGCAAAACTTCTTTCCCAATGCCAGGGATTTGGTAAGTGAATTGAGAATTTAA